One stretch of Gopherus flavomarginatus isolate rGopFla2 chromosome 2, rGopFla2.mat.asm, whole genome shotgun sequence DNA includes these proteins:
- the HTR5A gene encoding 5-hydroxytryptamine receptor 5A, with the protein MDGPLNLSATPWAAAANRSGGGGPPTALPGRAPLSVFGVLLLTLLALLAAATFLWNVLVLATILRVRAFHRVPHNLVASMAVSDVMVAALVMPLSLVHELAGRRWRLGRALCHVWIAFDVLCCTASIWNVTAIALDRYWSLSRHLEYTLRVRRCISNAMIALTWALSAVIALAPLLFGWGETYSEGNQECQVSQEPSYTVFSTFGAFYLPLCVVLFVYWKIYKAAKFRMGSRKSNSITPVAPEGLEVKEASQQSQMVFTVRHATVTFQTDGDTWREQKEKKAVLMVGILIGVFVLCWIPFFITELINPLCSCDIPPIWKSIFLWLGYSNSFFNPLIYTAFNKNYNNAFRNLFSRQH; encoded by the exons ATGGACGGGCCCCTGAACCTCTCCGCCACCCCATGGGCAGCCGCGGCCAACCGGAGCGGCGGCGGCGGcccccccacggccctgcccGGCCGGGCCCCGCTGTCGGTGTTCGGCGTCCTGCTGCTCACCCTGCTGGCGCTGCTGGCCGCCGCCACCTTCCTGTGGAACGTGCTGGTGCTGGCCACCATCCTGCGGGTGCGCGCCTTCCACCGCGTGCCCCACAACCTGGTGGCCTCCATGGCCGTCTCCGATGTCATGGTGGCGGCGCTGGTCATGCCCCTCAGCCTGGTGCACGAGTTGGCCGGGCGGCGCTGGCGGCTGGGCCGGGCGCTGTGCCACGTGTGGATCGCCTTCGACGTGCTGTGCTGCACGGCCAGCATCTGGAACGTGACGGCCATCGCCCTGGACCGCTACTGGTCCCTCAGCCGCCACCTGGAGTACACCTTGCGCGTCCGCCGCTGCATCTCCAACGCCATGATCGCCCTCACCTGGGCCCTCTCCGCCGTCATCGCCCTGGCCCCGCTGCTCTTCGGCTGGGGGGAGACCTACTCCGAGGGCAACCAGGAGTGCCAGGTCAGCCAGGAGCCCTCCTACACGGTCTTCTCCACCTTCGGCGCCTTCTACCTGCCGCTCTGTGTCGTGCTCTTTGTCTACTGGAAGATCTACAAGGCGGCCAAGTTTCGCATGGGATCCCGGAAGAGCAACTCCATCACTCCTGTCGCCCCCGAAGGGCTAGAG GTGAAGGAGGCCTCCCAACAATCCCAGATGGTCTTCACAGTCCGCCACGCCACTGTTACCTTCCAGACTGATGGAGACACGTGGCGAGAGCAGAAGGAGAAGAAAGCTGTCCTCATGGTGGGCATCCTTATTGGAGTCTTCGTACTATGCTGGATCCCCTTCTTCATCACTGAACTCATCAACCCTCTCTGCTCTTGTGACATCCCACCCATTTGGAAAAGTATTTTTCTATGGCTCGGATATTCTAATTCCTTTTTTAATCCACTGATCTATACGGCTTTCAACAAAAACTACAACAATGCCTTCAGGAATCTGTTTTCCAGACAGCACTGA